A stretch of Apium graveolens cultivar Ventura unplaced genomic scaffold, ASM990537v1 ctg8385, whole genome shotgun sequence DNA encodes these proteins:
- the LOC141704894 gene encoding secreted RxLR effector protein 161-like: protein MDKSHPLTTPMVIRSLEPDKDPFRPREDDEEVLDLEIPYLGAIGALMYLANNTRPYIIFAMNLLARFSSDPMDRHWNEIKHIFCYLRGTTNFGLFFPKNSTSQLIGYADAGYLSDPHFGKSQTGYVFTYCGAAISRKSTKQTIGVKPNMRYGLGV, encoded by the coding sequence atggataaatctcATCCATTGACTACTCCAATGGTGATTAGATCTTTAGAGCCTGATAAAGATCCATTTCGACCACGAGAAGATGATGAAGAGGTTCTTGATCTTGAAATCCCATATCTAGGTGCAATTGGTGCACTTATGTATCTTGCAAATAATACAAGGCCATATATTATATTTGCTATGAATTTATTGGCTAGATTTAGCTCTGATCCGATGGACAGACATTGGAATGAGATCAAACATATATTCTGTTATCTTCGTGGAACAACAAACTTTGGATTATTCTTCCCGAAAAACTCAACATCTCAGTTGATCGGATATGCAGACGCTGGATATttgtcagatcctcattttggCAAATCACAAACTGGATATGTATTTACATATTGCGGTGCAGCCATTTCCAGAAAATCCACGAAGCAAACtattggggttaaacccaatatgAGATATGGGCTTGGTGTATAA
- the LOC141704896 gene encoding uncharacterized protein LOC141704896 yields MGSGNKGKPAAMIDQDTVFATVPSRTEVEKAISELQSFLDGDAGSSPPSSEHNRLIQMLNNDEITQSSVYRRVKEAYHLMRTDSKVWNVLMSISSDKAVWNAVLSNRAVRDLRGFLKQARISDEELDWAATTLRWLLKITKSIFAEIMEKLGLLIGETVQKVKVGNLSSKVVKNFDGRLEMLFLLSVVILIIVVVTRSQEETPEK; encoded by the exons ATGGGTTCTGGAAATAAAGGCAAACCAGCAGCTATGATTGATCAGGACACTGTTTTTGCAACTGTTCCTTCAAGAACTGAAGTTGAAAAAGCCATTTCTGAACTTCAAAG TTTCTTGGATGGGGATGCTGGTAGTTCTCCACCATCTTCAGAACACAACCGGCTGATTCAAATGCTAAACAATGACGAAATCACTCAGTCCTCAGTGTATCGACGAGTTAAAGAGGCTTATCATCTGATGAGAACAGATTCCAAAGTTTGG AATGTACTTATGTCGATATCATCAGATAAAGCAGTGTGGAACGCTGTTTTGAGCAACAGGGCAGTGCGGGATCTGAGAGGCTTTCTGAAACAAG CTCGAATTTCTGATGAAGAACTAGACTGGGCAGCTACCACTCTAAGGTGGCTCTTGAAAATAACAAAGTCAATATTTGCTGAAATCATGGAGAAATTGGGACTTCTAATCGGTGAAACAGTTCAGAAGGTAAAGGTAGGCAATCTCAGTTCAAAAGTTGTAAAGAATTTTGACGGAAGACTTGAAATGTTATTTCTACTCTCAGTAGTGATTCTTATAATTGTCGTCGTCACTAGAAGCCAAGAGGAGACCCCCGAAAAGTGA